GGCCGCAACGGCGAGAATGATGAGAATGACGACATACGACACAATTTGAATAGCCATGATGATAGCGTCGCTCATGGCGATAAAGCCCATGATAAAGGCGCGTTCCGATTCGGTCAGTGTTTCGGCGGTAGAGTTGGCGAATTGGTTGTCAATAGCGCGGGCAATGGCGGCTGAGCGCGATGGATCATCAATACCGACAACATAAAACCCGACTTTGTCGGCCATATCGGGAACGAGCTTACGCATGGCTTCAAAAAGATAGTCGAGGTGGAACATGAGCAATGTTTCATCGGTATCACGACGTTTCCCTGTGTAGATTCCGACGATGTGAAGGGTAAAACCGCCCGGAAACAGCGGACTCTGCAACACGACCGTATCGCCGGCTTTCCAGCCGAATCGACTGGCGAGCTTACGGCCGACAATGGCGCTGCTTCTGTCACGAAAAAAAGCCTGTTTTTCTGTATCCCCGACTTGATATTCCGGGTAGAGCGCCAAGTACGCTTCCGGGTCCACGGCAAAGTTCGGGAAAAAGTTTTTTTCATCCTGGTAATAGGCCCCGATCCATTGTCCTCCGGCAACGAGGGTGACACCGGGAATGGCCTGAATTTTCGCCTTGTGGGCAATCGGCATGGGAAAGACAAGAGAAATGGCGTTGCGCGTGACTAATCTGTCGGCCGATGCCGCGCCGACACCGACATGCCAGGCGTCGAGGACGGTCCGCATAAGACCGAACGCCAACAGCGCAATCATGATGCCGACAATGGTCAATACAGCCCGAAGCGGTCGGCGAAAGGCATTTTTAGAGATGAGTTTGAGAAGAAACACTGAGTTCGCCCTTGTCGAGATGCCGGATGCAATGCGCTTTTTCCGCTGCTTTCGGATCGTGGGTCACCATAATGATGGTCTTACCCAGTTCGGTATTGAGCCGGTCCATCAAATCCAAAATTTCTTCAGCGCTGACACGGTCCAAATCTCCGGTCGGTTCATCGGCCACGATGATATCCGGATCGCTTACAATGGCTCGGGCAATGGCGACCCGTTGTTGTTGGCCACCGGATAATTGCCCGGGGCGATGGTCCATACGATCTCCGAGGCCGACCGCTTCCAATGCATGACGCGCATGGTCGCGCCGCATCGAAGCAGAAAGTCCGGTGAGAAGCAGGGGCAATTCCACATTTTCCAGCGCTGTGAGAACGGGAATGAGATTATAGAACTGAAAGATGAAGCCCACATGGTGGCTCCGCCATCGGGCGAGTTCTGACTCCCGCAACGTGGTGATGTCTTCTCCGCGTACACGAATATTTCCGGTATCAATGGTATCAATGCCCGCAATGAGGTTGAGAAGTGTACTTTTTCCCGATCCTGATGGGCCCATGAGAGCAAGAAATTCACCGTCTTCGATATCAAACGAGATATCGACCAGAACAGGGATATGCTGATCGCCACGGCGATAGGATTTACTGACGTGCTCCACGGCAATAATGGGCTTGGATGACATAGTTGCCACGGCCTCCGGTCCGTAGGGGAATCGTCCACGACGATTCAGCTCGACGGCACGTGCCGTCATTGCATGGTGCAAACGTGGCCTGACAGAGCGCGCACGTCAAGCCTGGACATGGTTTTCTCTTCGTCGTTCTCGTCGAAATTGGGCTGTGCGGTTTGATGACGACTGTTGGCTTTCGGGCGAGGCGGGTGAGACAATACCTCCCGAAATAAAGAATGGGAAAAGCGTATAGTCTGTCGACGTATTTTTATTGCTGATGAATGCAGATATTTTGTATTGTCGAAAACAGACTCAGCACGGGGGAGCCCTGTGTACGATGTTCCGATACGCTTCTGATAAGACGTAGTCAGCCCTAGGTCAAACTGCATGATTCCTCATGGATATACGCGGAGGGAGAGGCTTCTTGGGCATCATATCTTCTTTTTTTTACTGAGTCGTTAACTTTCGTCAAAAGAAAAGACGTATGAAGTTTTCTGTATCGCTTGCCTCAAATAGCGAGAGAAGATACCGTGTCTTCATGTGGAGGAAGGGATCATGGAGCAGGAAAGCGGGGCGCAGTCGAATCAGTTTTTGACGTTTCTTCTTGCAGGGGAAGCATTTGGGCTTGATATAGGTCGAGTGCGGGAAGTTCTTGATGATTTTGTCATTACACGCATCCCACGAACTCCGGCGTACCTGCCTGGTGCGGTCAATTTACGGGGCAATGTCTTAACCATTGTTGATTTACGGAGTAAATTTGGTCTTGGAGAAACCGCTGTCAATGAAATAAGCTGCATTATCGTTGTTGAGTGCGATCTTGATGGCGAAAAAACAGTTATTGGAGCGCTGGCCGATTCCGTTGACGAAGTGTATGATATTCGTGCTTCGGATATATTACCTCCTCCGGACATGGGAACATCCATCGACAGCCGGTACTTGAGCGGTGTTGGCAAAATTGCCGATAAGTTCATTATGTTGCTCAACACGTCCCGATTGTTCTCCATGGACGAACTTGCATTTTCCTGATGAGATTCGTTTCCTGGTCCGGTTAAGCAAAAGGAACCGACATGCCCAGGGAGCTGGCCAGTCTTCGCATCGACAAATCCAATTCGGATAAACCTTTTCGTCGTCGCCGACGGATATGGCCCTATGTTTGGGGTGCATGTTTCATTGCCACAGTCTTGGTGACAATATATGTTTGGCGTCCATTCAAAACTGCTGTGGTGCTCACTCGCGTGAGCATGGCCTATCCTTCCCGTTCGCTGGCGGAACTCAATGCTTCGGGTTATGTTGTTGCTGATCGGAAAGCCGCGGTCGGCTCTAAAATTACAGCCCGTCTCGTGTGGCTCGGTGTTGAAGAAGGTGAATCCGTCAAAGAAGGGCAAATCATTGCTCGACTGGAAAGTGACGATGTCAATGCTGCGCTGCAACGTGCCGAGGCCAATCTTGAAGCGGCTACCCATCGTGTCGATGAAGTCGACGCCGAACTCTATGACGCGAACCTTAATCATAGTCGCTTAAAAAAACTTGTGGCCAAAGGCGTTCTTGCCCGAAGTGAATACGATTCGGCCAACGCACGTTACAAAAAGGCTCTTGCCGCTAAACGGCGTGCATTGGCCGAGGTCGAGGTCGCTCGCAAAAGTCTCGACGAAGCGCATATCAGCGTAGGCTATACAGAGATCCGTGCTCCGTTTGATGCGGTTGTCCTCACAAAGAACGCCAACGTTGGAGATATTATTACGCCGATCGGTGCAGCCACGGATTCCCGCGCTGCCGTCGTTACCATTGCGGATATGCAATCACTGCAGGTGGAAGCTGATGTATCGGAAGCCAATATCGGCAAGGTGCATCCCGACCAACCTACGGAAATCAGACTTGATGCCTTGGGCGAAGAGCGTTTCCCCGGACATGTTCATAGGATTGTCCCCACGGCCGATCGCAGCAAAGCCACCGTCCTTGTCAAAGTTCGATTCAATACACTCGATCCGCGCATTCTGCCGGAGATGAGTGCCAAAACCGCTTTTCTCAAACGTCCGCTCACACCGGAAGAGCTGCAGCCGGTCCCCGCTGTGGCCAAAACCGCGGTTGTTCAACGCGATGGTCAGACGGTCGCCTTTCTTGTTGAAAAGGGTAAAGCGCATGCTGTCTCCGTTTCTACTGGCATGGATCTGGGGGACAGCATTGAGATTCTTTCCGGTCTTCAACCGGGTGATTCCGTTCTCCTTGATCCGCCGGCAGATATTGAAGACGGCGTTCCTGTTCGTGTCGTTGAGAAGGATGGCGTATAAAAGCATCTGGGGGAGCGGGAAAGAGGAAACGAAATACGCTTCCCTCTTTCCTCCATCCTTGGGATGGCTTTTTGCCTACAGACAGGGCGGAGCCGTACGTCTACTCCGTAAGTATCAGAGTGAGGATAGGCAGAAGTGTCGCTGTGGCTTGCGGTGTGTTCTCCGTGCCGTCATCCGTTGTCATACTGTGCGCGGGAACAGGCAATGTTGTGCCGTCGGTGAAGGTGACGAGCGTATCGGTGTCGGATGGGTTGTAGGCAACATAGGTTGTTCTTCCATTCTTGCGGAAGACGGCGGACAACGGCGTATTTCCGATAATGTCTGGATGCACCTGCCCGAGTTCCTGTAATGTCTGGATGAATTGATAGGTATGCGCCGGGCTTTCACCGGCTTCCGCCGGTATCGTATCGGGATCATAGAGCGATGCAGCACGAGGAGCATCGGACAACGCGAGGAACTGGAGCATAATATCTTGCCAGAGTTCTGGGGCTGTCCCCCGCAAATCGTATTCGTGGAGCATGGCGTCGTAATTGACGGTCGGATAGTCGGCATAGAGTCCAAGGTAGAGGGAATGTCCGCCCACGGGCAGAACATTGATGCCATGAACCTGAATAGGATCGTCGGTCCACCAGGTTGTGATGACGTATTTGCCTCCCCAGATCATGGACGAATAGGGCGTTGGAAATTCTGGATCGAAAACGTCATTATAAACGTCGAACCAATAGTTGAAGACTGCGTTGGTTTCCTGGGTGTACAGCCAAACGCCGAGGTCTCGCAATGTGGGGTTGTTGGTGACTGTCGCCCACAGAATAATCCCGGCATAGGCGTTGACTGCTTCTGAAGACGATTCCTGGTTATTGCCGTCGGCAAAGGCGGCTTTCCCCGATGCCCAA
This genomic stretch from Desulfovibrio inopinatus DSM 10711 harbors:
- a CDS encoding ABC transporter permease, coding for MFLLKLISKNAFRRPLRAVLTIVGIMIALLAFGLMRTVLDAWHVGVGAASADRLVTRNAISLVFPMPIAHKAKIQAIPGVTLVAGGQWIGAYYQDEKNFFPNFAVDPEAYLALYPEYQVGDTEKQAFFRDRSSAIVGRKLASRFGWKAGDTVVLQSPLFPGGFTLHIVGIYTGKRRDTDETLLMFHLDYLFEAMRKLVPDMADKVGFYVVGIDDPSRSAAIARAIDNQFANSTAETLTESERAFIMGFIAMSDAIIMAIQIVSYVVILIILAVAANTMAMSVRERMAEFAVFKSLGFSAGFIWSMILGESMVISLLGCIAGIGLLFPTAAIFAHQLSEYFPYFIVSQTTVLMGLAAGIGVGLTAAVIPGWQAGQVPIAEGLRRMG
- a CDS encoding ABC transporter ATP-binding protein → MSSKPIIAVEHVSKSYRRGDQHIPVLVDISFDIEDGEFLALMGPSGSGKSTLLNLIAGIDTIDTGNIRVRGEDITTLRESELARWRSHHVGFIFQFYNLIPVLTALENVELPLLLTGLSASMRRDHARHALEAVGLGDRMDHRPGQLSGGQQQRVAIARAIVSDPDIIVADEPTGDLDRVSAEEILDLMDRLNTELGKTIIMVTHDPKAAEKAHCIRHLDKGELSVSSQTHL
- a CDS encoding chemotaxis protein CheW, whose product is MEQESGAQSNQFLTFLLAGEAFGLDIGRVREVLDDFVITRIPRTPAYLPGAVNLRGNVLTIVDLRSKFGLGETAVNEISCIIVVECDLDGEKTVIGALADSVDEVYDIRASDILPPPDMGTSIDSRYLSGVGKIADKFIMLLNTSRLFSMDELAFS
- a CDS encoding efflux RND transporter periplasmic adaptor subunit, coding for MPRELASLRIDKSNSDKPFRRRRRIWPYVWGACFIATVLVTIYVWRPFKTAVVLTRVSMAYPSRSLAELNASGYVVADRKAAVGSKITARLVWLGVEEGESVKEGQIIARLESDDVNAALQRAEANLEAATHRVDEVDAELYDANLNHSRLKKLVAKGVLARSEYDSANARYKKALAAKRRALAEVEVARKSLDEAHISVGYTEIRAPFDAVVLTKNANVGDIITPIGAATDSRAAVVTIADMQSLQVEADVSEANIGKVHPDQPTEIRLDALGEERFPGHVHRIVPTADRSKATVLVKVRFNTLDPRILPEMSAKTAFLKRPLTPEELQPVPAVAKTAVVQRDGQTVAFLVEKGKAHAVSVSTGMDLGDSIEILSGLQPGDSVLLDPPADIEDGVPVRVVEKDGV